From the Saccharomycodes ludwigii strain NBRC 1722 chromosome I, whole genome shotgun sequence genome, one window contains:
- the OM14 gene encoding Om14p (similar to Saccharomyces cerevisiae YBR230C | OM14 | Outer Membrane Protein of 14 kDa) — MSAATPTQQQQKADKKQQEIREEELRDLHAKTHEKATKISKDTKNFAREVNEKASKKFEEGESYLKKIYSIIGKYASATSQYLSASVVDGSVLLKEKTNVLLQEFKNPVVSGHFILGVSILTAILHGYAEHHARYLKGKSDKEILLITGGSLLALVADGVLVKNLYPKYKRE; from the coding sequence ATGTCTGCTGCAACACCtacacaacaacaacaaaaagccgataaaaaacaacaagaaataagagaagaagaattacGTGATTTACATGCCAAAACGCATGAAAAGGCCACCAAAATTTCCAAAGACACAAAGAATTTTGCCAGGGAAGTAAATGAAAAGGCttctaaaaaatttgaagaaGGTGAGTcttatttgaaaaagatttacTCTATTATTGGTAAATATGCCAGTGCCACTAGCCAATATTTAAGTGCCAGTGTTGTGGATGGATCTGTActtttgaaagaaaaaacaaatgtaTTATTGCAAGAGTTTAAGAACCCTGTCGTTTCTGGTCATTTTATCTTAGGAGTCAGTATTTTAACTGCTATTTTACATGGTTATGCAGAGCATCATGCCAGATATTTGAAAGGTAAGAGCGACAAAGaaattttgttgattaCTGGTGGCAGTTTGCTGGCATTAGTTGCAGATGGAGTCTTGgtcaaaaatttatatcCAAAGTATAAAAGGGAATAG